AACTGGGAGACCAGCTGCCCGGCGGCGAACAGGGCGAACTTGGGCTCCGACAGTGCCGCGGCAAAATGTCCCGATTGTTTAGGCATTTTTTGACATGATTAACATGATGATGATTACTTGGGATCCCTGTATTTTCTTTTTACCCGACATATTTGCCGAAATTTATCAACAAGCCTGTTCTTTTCACGGTTGCCTTCAAATAATTAACTAATTGAACTTCGTGCTCTGTTGCCAAATTATTCACGGATTTTACCTCGATAATAATTGATCCCTACACGATAATATCCGCAATATAATCTCCAACCACGGTGCTTCCATATTTGACGGAAATAGCCTTCTGTTGTTCAGCTTTTAACCCAAAATTCGACAATTCAATCATCAAGCTATTCTCATATGTCTTTTCCGGAAAACCAAAACCAAGGGTGTTGTGAACTTTATAGGCACATTTGATTATCTGTTCTGTCAGGCTGTCATTTTCCATAATGGCAAGAAATCATGTCAATCCTGTCTGCGTTTCCCCACCCCGGTGTGGCCGAAACCGCCCTGGCCCCTGGCCGTATTGTTCAGCGATCTCACTTTGACCAGCTCCGCCTTGACCACAGGAGCTATCACCAACTGAGCTATTCTGTCACCAGGTTGAATGGTGAATATTTTTTTTCCCAGATTGATCAAAATCACCCCCACCTCCCCGCGGTAGTCGGCGTCGATAGTGCCCGGGGCATTGACGATGGAAATGCCGTGTTTTATGGCCAGGCCACTCCGGGGCCTTACCTGGCCTTCAAAGCCGGGCGGGATCTCCAGGGCCAGGCCGGTGGGCACCAGGCTTATCTGCCCGGGTTTTATTTTTATGGGTTTCCCGATAGCCGCCTTAAGGTCCATCCCGGATGAATGGACGGTGGAATATTCCGGCATCCGGGCTGAATCGGAGAGCAGGGATATCTTTATTTTCAAAGATTTCATTACAATTTTAATAATTTATTTTATCCGTTCGCTTGCTTATTATATCAATTGCCCATTAGTTTGACAATAAAATTGTTGAATAAATGCAAAGGGGCGATGCTCCGATCGCCCCGTGGTCAGATTTTTCCGGGATCATTTCCGGCGGTTGTAAGCCTCGATCCCCTTGGCCAGCACTTTCAGGGCCTTCCGCAGGTCGCTTTCCTTTAGCACGTAAGCCAGGCGGACCTCCTGCTTGCCCTGGCCCGGCGTGGCATAGAAGCCGTCGCCCGGGGCCACCATGGTGGTGGCGCCCTCATGCGTGAAATCGGTCAGCATCCACTGGGCGAACTTGTCGGAATCGTCGATCGGCAGATGGGGCATGATGTAAAAGGCCCCGGCCGGTTTTTTGAAGATGGCCCCGGGAATTTTCCCCAGCTCCTCGCAGACCACATCGCGGCGCCGCTGGTACTCGGTGATCATCTTCTTGAGGTATTTGTCGATGGTCTGGTATCCGGCTATGGCCCCCACCTGTTCGATGGTGGGCGGGCACAGCCGGGCCTGCCCGAACTTGAGCATGGTCTGCATGATCTCGGGATTGCGGCACACCACGCAGCCCACCCTGGCCCCGCAGGCCGAAAAACGTTTGGAGATGGAATCCATCATAATGGCCCGATCCTCGATGCCCGGGATATGCAGGATGCTGGTGTGATAGCCTCCGTCGTAGGTGAACTCCCGGTAGACCTCGTCGGCCAGCAGCCAGAGATTTTTCTCCTGGGCCAGGCCGGCCAGCATCTCCAGATCTTTTCTGGAAAAGAGGGCTCCGGTGGGATTGTTGGGTGAACAGAACATGATGGCCTTGGTTCTGTCGGTGATCCGCTTGACGAACTCGGCCTTGGAGGGCAGGGCGAAGCCCTCCTCCACATCGGTGGGCACCGGCATGATCTTGATGCCGGCCATGGTGGCAAAGCCGTTATAATTGGTATAGAACGGCTCGGGAACCAGTATTTCGTCGCCGGGATCGCCGATGGCCATCATGGCGAAGATGATGGCCT
The nucleotide sequence above comes from Candidatus Edwardsbacteria bacterium. Encoded proteins:
- the dut gene encoding dUTP diphosphatase gives rise to the protein MKSLKIKISLLSDSARMPEYSTVHSSGMDLKAAIGKPIKIKPGQISLVPTGLALEIPPGFEGQVRPRSGLAIKHGISIVNAPGTIDADYRGEVGVILINLGKKIFTIQPGDRIAQLVIAPVVKAELVKVRSLNNTARGQGGFGHTGVGKRRQD
- a CDS encoding pyridoxal phosphate-dependent aminotransferase → MGLSQRALGMQASPIRRLVPLADAARQRGTHIYHLNIGQPDIATPKDIMDAIRNFGEEVLAYGPSQGLPALRQEIKKYLERQDIMVSPDDVLVTTAGSEAIIFAMMAIGDPGDEILVPEPFYTNYNGFATMAGIKIMPVPTDVEEGFALPSKAEFVKRITDRTKAIMFCSPNNPTGALFSRKDLEMLAGLAQEKNLWLLADEVYREFTYDGGYHTSILHIPGIEDRAIMMDSISKRFSACGARVGCVVCRNPEIMQTMLKFGQARLCPPTIEQVGAIAGYQTIDKYLKKMITEYQRRRDVVCEELGKIPGAIFKKPAGAFYIMPHLPIDDSDKFAQWMLTDFTHEGATTMVAPGDGFYATPGQGKQEVRLAYVLKESDLRKALKVLAKGIEAYNRRK